One window from the genome of Balneola sp. encodes:
- a CDS encoding fused response regulator/phosphatase, giving the protein MRQHKIMVVDDEPDLQMLILQRFRKQIKEDVYDFCFAENGEEALDMLQESNDITLVLSDINMPKMDGLTFLAEAQKLNNPVLKTVIVSAYGDMENIRTAMNRGAFDFVTKPIDFKDLELTIKKGLSEIKYLLEAGEQMKTLESVQTDLETAARIQQKMLPQVFPPFPDRKEFSIYAEMHTAKQVGGDFYDFFMLDEHRLGFLIADVSGKGVPASIYMAVSRTMIRSLATQIDDPAQCLSTVNTILIPESDLTTFVTVFYGVMDTRTGTVKYCNGGHNLPYIVRKDGTIEEIENTSGLLLGKIEPIEFETKELTLQPGEKILMFTDGVTEAMAENEDMYEEPRLEAFLKKHSEDDLNKLVRSLIVDVLKFMGKADQSDDITVLSVGYNG; this is encoded by the coding sequence ATGCGACAGCACAAAATAATGGTGGTTGATGACGAGCCGGATCTGCAAATGCTTATTTTGCAGCGCTTCAGAAAACAAATCAAAGAAGATGTATATGATTTTTGTTTTGCTGAAAACGGGGAAGAAGCACTGGATATGCTGCAGGAGTCAAATGATATAACGCTTGTTCTGTCTGATATAAATATGCCTAAAATGGACGGGCTTACCTTTTTAGCTGAAGCTCAGAAATTGAATAACCCCGTTCTTAAAACGGTGATTGTATCTGCTTACGGCGATATGGAAAATATCCGTACCGCTATGAATAGAGGCGCTTTTGATTTTGTTACCAAACCCATCGACTTCAAAGATCTTGAGTTAACGATCAAAAAAGGACTTTCTGAGATCAAATATCTCCTTGAAGCAGGAGAACAAATGAAGACGCTTGAATCCGTACAAACGGACCTTGAGACAGCCGCTCGAATTCAGCAAAAAATGTTGCCCCAGGTATTCCCTCCCTTCCCCGATCGCAAAGAGTTTAGTATTTATGCTGAAATGCATACCGCTAAACAAGTAGGTGGAGATTTTTATGACTTTTTTATGCTGGATGAACATCGGCTTGGCTTTCTCATTGCGGATGTTTCCGGCAAAGGCGTACCTGCTTCTATTTACATGGCCGTCTCCAGAACAATGATTCGATCTCTAGCCACTCAGATTGACGACCCGGCACAATGCCTATCCACCGTAAATACCATCCTTATTCCGGAAAGTGATCTTACGACTTTTGTTACCGTATTTTATGGAGTGATGGATACCCGAACCGGAACTGTGAAATACTGCAATGGCGGGCATAATCTTCCCTACATCGTCCGAAAAGATGGAACCATAGAGGAAATCGAAAATACATCCGGACTCTTACTTGGAAAAATTGAGCCTATTGAGTTTGAAACCAAAGAGCTGACTCTTCAACCCGGAGAGAAAATCCTCATGTTTACGGATGGCGTTACCGAAGCTATGGCAGAAAATGAAGATATGTATGAAGAACCTCGCCTTGAAGCCTTCCTGAAAAAACATAGTGAAGACGATTTAAATAAACTTGTGCGCAGCCTTATTGTGGATGTACTTAAGTTTATGGGTAAAGCTGATCAATCGGATGATATCACTGTTCTATCCGTTGGGTATAACGGCTAA
- a CDS encoding response regulator yields the protein MKFLVVDDERDVEMLFRQKFRKEVRQGLIELEFAFSGSEALELLESKQPPDVVYIFSDINMPGMTGFELLEAVKSQFPQIKVSMISAYGDDENYEKAINSGAKEFFTKPINFDSLKQELHQLLDENK from the coding sequence ATGAAATTTTTAGTAGTTGATGATGAACGGGATGTAGAGATGCTATTCCGGCAGAAATTCCGCAAAGAGGTCAGACAAGGATTAATTGAATTGGAATTTGCCTTCTCCGGCAGCGAAGCTCTCGAACTTCTTGAGAGCAAACAACCCCCTGATGTAGTCTATATCTTCTCTGATATTAACATGCCGGGTATGACCGGCTTTGAGCTTCTTGAAGCCGTTAAGTCACAGTTTCCACAAATAAAGGTCAGCATGATTTCTGCCTATGGGGATGATGAAAATTATGAGAAAGCCATCAACTCTGGGGCAAAAGAGTTTTTCACTAAACCCATCAATTTTGATTCTTTAAAACAGGAGCTTCACCAACTTCTGGACGAAAATAAATAA
- a CDS encoding anti-anti-sigma factor gives MKYDISERYNCVVITFKGNLMGGPDAEEFRNELHELIENDKKDIIVDLGKVKFINSSGLGILIGGLTTMKNAGGELVICQADKKIESLLMVTQLIKVFNHFRTLDEAAEYFHEKNK, from the coding sequence ATGAAATACGACATTTCGGAACGGTACAATTGTGTGGTGATTACGTTTAAGGGGAATTTAATGGGCGGACCTGATGCAGAGGAATTCAGGAACGAGCTCCACGAACTCATTGAAAACGATAAAAAAGATATTATCGTCGATCTCGGAAAAGTGAAGTTTATCAACTCTTCAGGACTTGGGATTTTGATTGGCGGGCTGACAACTATGAAAAATGCTGGTGGCGAATTGGTTATTTGTCAGGCAGATAAGAAGATTGAAAGTCTGTTAATGGTAACACAACTGATTAAAGTATTTAATCACTTCCGTACACTGGATGAAGCTGCTGAATACTTCCACGAAAAGAATAAATAA
- a CDS encoding adenosylhomocysteinase has protein sequence MPQVKEQEKLAYKVKDISQAHYGRQEIELAEAEMPGLMAIREEYKEEQPLKGARIAGCLHMTIQTAVLIETLVDLGADVTWSSCNIYSTQDHAAAAIAEAGIPVYAWKGMTEEEFDWCIEQTLFFPDGEPLNMILDDGGDLTNMVLDRYPELVDGINGISEETTTGVLRLIERERKGTLSLPAINVNDSVTKSKFDNKYGCRESAADAIRRATDVMMAGKVAVIAGYGDVGKGTAASLQGAGARVIVTEIDPICALQAAMDGFEVKTMDNAAEEGDIFVTATGNKDIIKDRHFKKMKDKAIVGNIGHFDNEIDVAWLKQNAKEENIKPQVDLFTMNDSGKQVVLLSQGRLMNLGNATGHPSFVMSNSFANQTLAQIALWNRPEEFEPGVHVLPKSLDEKVARLHLSKIGVELETLTEEQADYIGVPITGPYKSDQYRY, from the coding sequence ATGCCACAAGTAAAAGAACAAGAAAAACTAGCTTACAAAGTAAAAGATATTTCTCAGGCCCATTACGGTCGTCAGGAAATTGAACTCGCTGAAGCGGAAATGCCGGGATTGATGGCCATCCGTGAAGAGTACAAAGAAGAACAGCCTTTAAAGGGAGCTCGAATTGCTGGATGCCTCCATATGACTATCCAGACCGCGGTACTTATTGAAACTTTAGTTGACCTGGGCGCTGATGTAACCTGGTCTTCCTGCAACATTTACTCTACACAAGATCACGCTGCAGCCGCTATTGCTGAAGCCGGCATCCCCGTTTATGCCTGGAAAGGAATGACGGAAGAAGAGTTTGACTGGTGTATCGAGCAAACTCTTTTCTTCCCTGACGGAGAGCCTTTAAATATGATCCTTGATGATGGCGGTGACCTGACTAACATGGTCTTGGATCGCTACCCTGAATTAGTTGATGGTATCAACGGAATTTCTGAAGAAACTACCACAGGTGTTCTTCGCCTGATTGAACGTGAGCGAAAAGGCACACTTTCTCTTCCTGCGATTAATGTTAACGACTCTGTTACAAAATCTAAGTTTGATAACAAGTATGGCTGCCGTGAATCTGCAGCTGATGCTATCCGTCGTGCCACTGATGTAATGATGGCTGGAAAAGTAGCCGTTATTGCAGGTTATGGCGATGTAGGGAAAGGAACCGCTGCTTCACTGCAAGGCGCCGGAGCCCGTGTGATTGTAACTGAAATCGATCCGATTTGTGCGCTTCAGGCTGCAATGGATGGTTTTGAAGTGAAGACGATGGACAACGCCGCTGAAGAAGGCGATATTTTTGTAACCGCCACAGGTAACAAAGACATCATTAAAGACCGTCATTTCAAAAAAATGAAAGACAAAGCCATCGTTGGAAACATCGGTCACTTTGACAATGAAATTGACGTAGCTTGGTTGAAGCAAAACGCGAAAGAAGAGAATATTAAACCACAGGTTGATCTCTTCACCATGAATGACTCTGGTAAGCAGGTTGTATTACTTTCTCAAGGTCGCTTAATGAATCTTGGGAATGCAACAGGCCACCCTTCTTTTGTAATGAGTAACAGCTTTGCTAACCAAACTCTTGCACAGATAGCACTATGGAATCGTCCGGAAGAATTTGAGCCGGGTGTACACGTACTGCCTAAATCTTTAGATGAGAAAGTAGCGAGACTACACCTGTCCAAAATTGGTGTAGAGCTTGAAACACTTACTGAAGAACAAGCCGACTATATCGGTGTTCCGATTACAGGACCTTACAAATCAGATCAATACCGCTATTAA
- a CDS encoding SusC/RagA family protein, with protein MKKSYYIRFLAVLSVTLFCAQVAIAQYTVSGTVTDAATGETLVGVTIFDANTNTGTSTDIEGEYTLELPSGETSLRFSSIGYVTQNVDVSGTSGEVTLDVEMRADVANLEELVVTGLASSVKRANLANSVASISAEDIAERTQPETIDNALQGKIPGVQITSYSGAPGGGFNVQLRGVSTLGAGGSQPLYIIDGVYVNNEFLTTGRSAVSGAGGNSQDDVANRLADINPDEIQSIEVLKGASAAAIYGARANAGVIIINTKQGVAGETQVSIKQEVGFNNALNLLGRTDWTEERIDAFYGAGSAAAVRERQRLNDAQAAGNVKDLEKEVYGNTGLINNTQVSVSGGNSKTRYYISGGIDVEDGIIKKTGFERNSIRANIDHSITQRFRVSSNSNYIYTDSDRGFTGNQNNTGGSIGYSLSAHPNYAYNIIKQNPDGTYPDTPYFGENPLRLIDVATNNQEVNRFLQSVALEADLFQNESSLASLKVDGGLDYTNANSIIYFPEFMQFQRTAAINPGDVIHTTQEVLNTNLQAVFLFNTTVGTDLGNFDLSTQAGVSRYDQSISLDRIRGQGLLPGQTNVGNAAQVTANQNFTEVTDLGVFLQEEINFADQLIATVGGRWDKSTLNLDESEFYFYPKASLAANLTNFDFWTVEDVSQLKLRVAYGETGGLPNFGAIFSSLGGTNIGSSGGAVAPGTDVDPDLKPERAKEIEYGVDLSLFEGRVSLEFTQYNKTIEDLILPLVPSPSTGVGTITTNAAEMENVGTEIGLNVIPVQNSDFTWNSGILWWTNDTELTDLIIPAQTNTFYASPTFGAARLEEGVSPTGIYGFVPGQAEREIVGDLQPDFQMSFSNDFTFLKNFRASLLVHWSKGGEGINLSQLLTDGAGNTADYFNSNDEVVQREGGTLSFMKDASYVKLREASLYYTVPSSFLEKTVGNTLSGVRVGVSGTNLLMFTDYNGYDPEVNATGRSALAQRVDITPYPTSRKVLFSVKVDL; from the coding sequence ATGAAAAAAAGCTACTATATACGATTTCTGGCTGTTCTTTCTGTCACACTCTTTTGTGCACAGGTAGCAATAGCTCAGTACACAGTATCCGGTACGGTAACAGATGCCGCAACCGGAGAAACCTTAGTTGGTGTCACTATTTTTGACGCTAATACCAATACAGGTACTTCAACAGATATTGAAGGAGAATACACTCTTGAATTACCCTCAGGTGAGACTAGTTTACGATTTTCTTCTATTGGTTACGTCACTCAGAATGTAGATGTATCAGGCACAAGTGGGGAAGTTACCCTCGATGTCGAGATGCGCGCTGATGTTGCTAATCTTGAAGAACTGGTTGTTACGGGTTTAGCCTCTTCTGTTAAAAGGGCAAACTTGGCAAATTCAGTGGCTTCAATTTCAGCTGAAGATATAGCTGAGCGAACACAACCGGAGACCATTGATAACGCCTTACAGGGAAAGATTCCCGGAGTGCAAATCACATCATATAGTGGAGCTCCAGGTGGTGGGTTTAATGTTCAGCTTCGTGGAGTAAGTACTTTGGGAGCCGGAGGTTCTCAGCCACTTTATATTATTGATGGTGTATATGTGAATAATGAATTTCTTACTACCGGACGTTCTGCTGTAAGTGGTGCCGGTGGAAATAGTCAGGATGATGTTGCAAACCGACTTGCTGATATAAACCCTGATGAAATTCAGAGTATTGAAGTACTAAAAGGGGCTTCTGCTGCTGCTATTTATGGTGCCAGAGCTAATGCTGGTGTAATCATTATTAACACCAAACAAGGTGTTGCCGGAGAAACTCAGGTATCCATTAAGCAGGAAGTAGGTTTTAACAATGCCTTAAATTTGCTTGGCAGAACAGATTGGACTGAGGAAAGAATAGATGCTTTCTACGGTGCTGGTTCTGCTGCTGCAGTTCGGGAACGACAAAGGCTTAATGACGCACAAGCTGCTGGTAATGTAAAAGATCTTGAAAAAGAGGTTTATGGAAATACTGGCCTAATAAATAATACTCAGGTGAGTGTATCAGGTGGAAACTCAAAAACACGCTATTACATTTCAGGTGGTATTGATGTTGAGGACGGAATAATTAAAAAAACCGGATTTGAGCGAAACTCAATTCGAGCAAATATTGATCATTCAATAACACAAAGATTCCGCGTTTCCAGCAATTCGAATTACATTTATACGGATAGTGACAGGGGTTTCACTGGTAACCAGAATAATACCGGAGGGTCGATAGGTTACTCCTTATCCGCACATCCTAACTATGCGTATAATATTATTAAGCAAAACCCGGATGGTACCTATCCTGATACTCCATATTTTGGTGAGAACCCGCTTCGATTAATTGATGTGGCAACAAATAATCAGGAAGTTAATCGCTTCTTGCAGTCTGTAGCATTAGAAGCAGATTTATTTCAAAATGAATCCTCCCTTGCCAGCCTTAAGGTTGATGGAGGCCTTGATTATACCAATGCTAATTCCATTATTTATTTTCCGGAATTTATGCAGTTTCAGCGTACCGCGGCTATCAATCCCGGTGACGTAATTCATACAACGCAAGAAGTGCTTAATACTAACTTGCAGGCAGTATTTTTATTTAATACAACCGTGGGAACCGATCTGGGCAATTTCGACTTAAGTACTCAGGCAGGTGTTTCCCGCTACGATCAAAGCATTTCACTCGATCGAATTCGAGGCCAAGGCTTATTGCCTGGGCAAACAAATGTTGGGAATGCAGCTCAGGTTACAGCCAATCAGAACTTCACCGAGGTTACTGATTTAGGTGTTTTTCTTCAGGAAGAGATCAACTTTGCTGATCAACTGATTGCTACTGTTGGTGGCCGATGGGACAAGTCAACACTGAACTTAGATGAAAGTGAGTTCTATTTTTACCCTAAAGCTTCTCTCGCGGCAAACCTGACAAATTTTGACTTCTGGACAGTAGAGGACGTCAGTCAGCTTAAGTTGCGCGTAGCTTATGGTGAAACAGGTGGCCTGCCAAACTTTGGTGCTATCTTTTCAAGTTTAGGTGGAACAAACATTGGTTCCTCTGGTGGTGCAGTTGCCCCAGGAACAGACGTTGACCCTGACTTGAAACCGGAAAGAGCCAAAGAAATAGAATATGGTGTTGACCTTTCCCTGTTTGAGGGTCGAGTCTCACTTGAGTTTACGCAATACAATAAAACCATTGAAGACCTGATTTTACCGTTAGTTCCTTCGCCATCAACTGGTGTGGGTACCATAACTACCAATGCTGCTGAGATGGAAAATGTAGGTACTGAAATTGGACTGAATGTTATACCGGTTCAAAACAGTGACTTTACATGGAACTCCGGCATACTTTGGTGGACGAACGACACTGAGTTGACAGATCTAATTATTCCTGCTCAAACAAATACGTTCTATGCTTCACCAACCTTCGGTGCAGCCAGATTAGAAGAAGGTGTTTCACCAACAGGGATTTATGGTTTTGTACCAGGGCAAGCTGAACGTGAAATAGTGGGTGACTTACAGCCCGATTTTCAGATGTCATTTTCCAACGACTTTACCTTCCTGAAAAACTTTAGAGCAAGTCTGCTCGTGCATTGGAGTAAAGGAGGAGAAGGTATTAATCTCTCCCAATTGTTGACGGATGGAGCTGGAAATACAGCTGATTACTTTAACAGCAATGATGAAGTTGTTCAGCGTGAAGGAGGAACCCTTTCTTTCATGAAAGACGCCTCTTATGTGAAACTTAGAGAAGCTTCTCTTTACTACACCGTTCCCTCATCATTCTTAGAAAAAACGGTAGGTAATACGCTAAGTGGCGTGCGAGTTGGAGTATCAGGAACTAACCTTCTGATGTTCACAGACTACAATGGGTACGATCCTGAAGTGAATGCAACAGGTAGAAGTGCGCTGGCACAACGGGTGGATATTACACCTTACCCAACCTCGCGGAAAGTGCTTTTCAGCGTAAAAGTTGACCTATAA
- a CDS encoding RagB/SusD family nutrient uptake outer membrane protein, protein MKRLIKTTFIVTGLIFMSISCDLLEVDEVVDPNSPSTTGVLNNASPGELQDLVVGLESVHRNYNNGTADWWSLTGTMSRELYYINTSDPTFAIDWLQLPTRSIDAEQNPNFFADASGYEAPYGAIRQANLLIESINNTNSVTDTQKNGYLGFANTIKGYQFQFPLLHQYQGGIRVDVSFSEPLEPGAFLGYDEALGEIRTILDNGATQLQNAGSSFNFELTDGFSGFNTPATMLEVNRAIAARLAIYDGEWQDALDALGDSFLNLNASTEADLMVGPAHTFAGGNDQFNPYYYVPDADQNLLMVPSPTHINEADAGDLRIDRMFEQRTNPATSADISGLTANYQIAKYASATSDMPFIRNEELILIYAEANARLGGATNLADAVTALNTIRTIWGVGAYTGPVDEDSIIDEVLKQRRYSLWGEGHRWVDMRRYDRLDDIDTSIDGGSVPSQIGRPQGELDWEDFANGNS, encoded by the coding sequence ATGAAACGATTAATAAAAACTACATTTATAGTAACAGGATTGATTTTTATGTCAATTTCCTGTGATCTGCTTGAAGTAGATGAGGTTGTTGACCCAAACAGCCCAAGTACAACCGGTGTTCTTAACAACGCAAGTCCTGGTGAATTACAAGATTTAGTAGTTGGCCTTGAATCAGTTCACCGAAACTATAATAATGGCACTGCTGATTGGTGGTCTTTAACAGGGACCATGAGTCGCGAGCTATATTACATCAACACTTCGGACCCAACATTTGCCATTGATTGGTTACAGCTACCAACCAGAAGTATTGATGCAGAACAAAATCCTAATTTCTTCGCTGATGCTAGTGGATATGAAGCTCCATATGGTGCAATACGACAAGCTAACCTTCTGATTGAGTCGATCAATAACACAAATAGTGTAACCGATACTCAGAAGAATGGATATCTTGGTTTTGCCAATACCATTAAAGGATATCAATTTCAGTTTCCTTTATTACATCAGTATCAAGGTGGAATCAGAGTTGATGTATCGTTTAGTGAACCATTAGAACCGGGGGCATTTCTTGGTTATGATGAAGCTCTTGGCGAAATCAGAACTATTCTTGATAATGGAGCAACTCAGCTTCAGAATGCTGGAAGCAGTTTCAATTTTGAACTGACAGATGGCTTTTCTGGCTTTAATACACCAGCTACAATGTTGGAAGTAAACCGTGCTATTGCAGCAAGGCTAGCCATTTATGATGGGGAGTGGCAAGATGCATTGGATGCTCTGGGTGATTCATTCCTAAATCTGAATGCATCTACAGAGGCTGACCTGATGGTAGGTCCTGCACATACCTTTGCTGGAGGAAATGATCAATTCAACCCATATTATTATGTACCTGATGCCGATCAAAACCTCTTGATGGTACCCAGCCCAACGCATATAAATGAAGCAGATGCAGGGGATTTAAGGATAGATCGTATGTTTGAGCAGCGAACAAACCCAGCTACTAGCGCAGATATCTCAGGCCTCACAGCAAATTACCAAATTGCTAAGTATGCTTCGGCAACATCTGATATGCCATTCATAAGAAATGAAGAACTCATTCTTATATATGCTGAAGCAAACGCTCGATTAGGTGGAGCAACAAATCTTGCTGATGCAGTAACTGCTTTAAATACTATCAGAACTATTTGGGGAGTTGGTGCCTATACAGGCCCTGTTGATGAAGACTCAATTATTGACGAAGTGTTGAAGCAACGTCGTTACTCTCTTTGGGGTGAAGGACACCGATGGGTAGATATGCGTCGCTATGACCGACTTGACGATATCGATACATCAATTGACGGTGGTAGTGTTCCTTCTCAAATTGGTCGTCCTCAGGGTGAATTAGATTGGGAAGACTTTGCTAATGGCAATAGTTAA
- a CDS encoding L-2-hydroxyglutarate oxidase produces MYDFTIVGAGIVGLSTAYKLSLKYPDAKILVLEKEDIVAAHQTGKNSGVIHSGIYYKPGSYKAKNCVDGRHQLVEFCKKHDVAIEVCGKVIVASEEKEIPKLKEIYERGLKNEIEGIELIDAKRLNELEPHVKGVAAIHVPCSGIVDYAGMCSVLMRLLEEGNGKVQFNSAVSNISNKGNEVIVEAGGEKIKTQFLVNCAGLYSDHVAKFAGVHSPVKIVPFKGEYYELKPEAEYLVKDLIYPLPNPEFPFLGVHFTRMALGGIECGPNAVFAFKREGYNKLSFNLKDTTETFNFPGFWKMAKEHWRMGLDEYKRSFSKKAFVQGLQKLIPEVKEEHLKVSPAGIRAMALQPNGEILDDFYFEVVDRQIHVLNAPSPAATAGLAIGDEIVKKVEANFAVGALA; encoded by the coding sequence ATGTACGATTTTACTATTGTTGGAGCTGGAATAGTAGGGCTCTCTACCGCTTATAAATTATCACTGAAATATCCTGATGCAAAAATCCTTGTTTTAGAAAAAGAGGATATTGTTGCCGCTCACCAAACAGGAAAAAATTCCGGAGTTATCCATTCCGGGATCTACTACAAACCGGGAAGCTATAAGGCTAAAAACTGTGTGGATGGCCGGCACCAGCTGGTTGAGTTTTGCAAAAAACATGACGTTGCCATTGAAGTATGTGGCAAGGTAATTGTGGCATCTGAAGAGAAAGAGATTCCCAAACTAAAAGAGATTTATGAACGGGGACTAAAAAATGAAATTGAAGGCATTGAGTTGATTGATGCCAAACGCCTTAATGAACTTGAACCTCACGTAAAAGGAGTAGCCGCCATCCATGTACCTTGCTCAGGTATTGTTGATTATGCCGGAATGTGCAGTGTATTGATGCGTCTACTTGAAGAAGGAAATGGAAAAGTTCAATTCAATAGTGCTGTTTCAAATATTTCGAATAAAGGAAATGAAGTTATAGTTGAAGCTGGGGGCGAGAAAATTAAAACACAATTCCTGGTGAATTGTGCGGGACTCTATTCCGATCACGTTGCCAAATTTGCGGGTGTTCATTCCCCGGTAAAAATTGTGCCTTTCAAAGGCGAATATTACGAGTTAAAACCTGAAGCTGAATACCTCGTCAAAGATTTAATATATCCATTGCCCAATCCTGAATTTCCATTTTTGGGAGTTCACTTTACCCGAATGGCTTTGGGAGGAATTGAATGCGGACCCAATGCCGTTTTTGCCTTCAAGCGAGAGGGCTATAACAAGCTGTCTTTCAACCTAAAAGATACTACAGAGACCTTTAATTTTCCGGGCTTCTGGAAAATGGCCAAAGAGCACTGGCGCATGGGACTGGATGAATACAAGCGCTCATTTTCTAAAAAAGCATTCGTTCAAGGATTACAGAAATTGATTCCTGAAGTTAAGGAAGAACACCTCAAAGTTTCTCCAGCCGGAATACGGGCAATGGCACTTCAACCCAATGGCGAGATCCTGGATGACTTCTACTTCGAAGTAGTAGATCGTCAAATTCATGTACTGAATGCACCAAGTCCCGCAGCTACCGCCGGACTTGCCATCGGCGATGAAATCGTTAAAAAAGTAGAAGCTAATTTCGCTGTAGGAGCTTTGGCTTGA
- a CDS encoding transcriptional regulator, with amino-acid sequence MNTFFKALNDATRREILDMLQDKDLSAGEIAEAFDISRPSISHHLEILKQAGLVDTERKGQFIYYSLNTTGLEDVTQWLFKLMNDK; translated from the coding sequence ATGAATACATTCTTTAAAGCACTTAATGATGCCACCCGGAGGGAAATCCTGGATATGCTGCAAGACAAAGATCTTTCAGCAGGGGAGATTGCCGAAGCGTTCGATATATCGAGACCTAGTATCTCTCATCACCTTGAAATATTGAAGCAAGCAGGACTGGTAGACACCGAGCGAAAAGGACAGTTCATTTATTATTCACTGAACACAACGGGCCTTGAAGATGTGACCCAGTGGTTGTTTAAACTCATGAACGACAAATAA
- a CDS encoding alpha/beta hydrolase produces the protein MKKLILVATLITWSSALFAQQTIEGEWKGAINIQAQQLVVEFDIQKEAGAFSGTLNIPQQGAMGLNLTIVEQDGDSVRFAFFTGSGDGVFEGTFSSDSLITGTYSQGPASFPFEIKKQLTSDEPAPGQGTDLVIQGDGVEIGGTLVYPEGEGQAPLVILISGSGAQNRDSNIFEFKIFAEMAEHLKNNGIASFRYDDRQMGESTGNFMNTTLEMLAGDVESIIAHLSEMNAYNFGEIVLLGHSQGGVVAGKVASENESVDQLILMASTGLPLKDILRFQVKQGFGEGIHDEEDVEKEIDLREELMAAIRDESGVEEAKKAYMNHYKSILEKLPEERKTGIPDVDTFVQQQVQQLVTYYGAPQTKSLLFYDPAEDLVELDIPVLVVFGEKDTQVTEEMNRAPIEEALKTAGISYEVKVLPEANHLFQKANTGMASEYAMLDKEFIDGFLDIISGWIAEN, from the coding sequence ATGAAAAAATTGATTTTGGTGGCCACATTAATCACCTGGAGTTCAGCACTTTTTGCTCAGCAAACGATTGAGGGTGAGTGGAAAGGAGCTATTAACATACAGGCACAACAACTGGTTGTGGAATTCGACATACAAAAAGAAGCGGGTGCTTTTTCAGGCACTCTCAATATTCCCCAGCAAGGAGCAATGGGGTTGAACCTAACTATAGTGGAACAGGATGGAGATTCAGTTCGATTCGCCTTTTTTACCGGTTCGGGTGATGGTGTTTTTGAAGGGACTTTTAGTTCTGATAGTTTAATTACAGGAACCTATTCTCAGGGCCCGGCTTCCTTTCCGTTTGAAATTAAAAAACAATTAACCAGCGATGAACCCGCACCGGGGCAGGGAACAGACTTAGTTATTCAAGGCGATGGAGTAGAGATAGGTGGCACTCTGGTCTATCCCGAGGGTGAAGGGCAAGCTCCATTGGTGATTCTGATTTCAGGAAGCGGTGCTCAAAACCGGGATTCCAATATTTTTGAGTTCAAGATATTTGCGGAAATGGCTGAGCATTTAAAGAACAACGGTATCGCCAGTTTTAGATATGATGATCGACAGATGGGGGAGTCTACCGGAAACTTTATGAATACCACGCTGGAGATGCTAGCCGGTGATGTGGAATCGATTATTGCTCATCTTAGTGAAATGAATGCCTACAATTTTGGCGAGATCGTTCTGCTGGGGCACAGTCAGGGCGGAGTAGTTGCCGGAAAAGTGGCGTCAGAAAATGAGTCGGTAGATCAGCTTATTTTGATGGCTTCAACAGGACTTCCACTCAAAGACATCCTTCGTTTTCAAGTGAAACAAGGTTTTGGGGAAGGGATTCACGATGAAGAAGATGTAGAAAAAGAAATTGATCTTCGGGAGGAGTTGATGGCAGCAATCCGGGATGAATCAGGCGTAGAGGAAGCAAAAAAGGCATATATGAATCACTATAAATCTATATTGGAGAAGCTTCCCGAAGAGCGCAAAACCGGAATTCCGGATGTGGATACTTTTGTTCAGCAACAGGTTCAACAACTGGTTACTTACTATGGCGCTCCGCAGACCAAGTCGTTGCTCTTTTATGATCCCGCTGAAGATCTTGTAGAATTAGATATCCCGGTGTTGGTCGTGTTTGGAGAAAAAGACACGCAGGTCACCGAAGAAATGAACCGAGCGCCAATTGAAGAAGCGTTAAAAACGGCCGGAATTAGCTATGAAGTGAAAGTCCTGCCGGAAGCCAACCACCTATTCCAAAAAGCAAACACCGGAATGGCTTCAGAATATGCCATGCTGGATAAAGAGTTTATAGATGGGTTTTTAGACATTATTTCTGGCTGGATTGCCGAGAACTAA